A portion of the Drosophila sechellia strain sech25 chromosome 2R, ASM438219v1, whole genome shotgun sequence genome contains these proteins:
- the LOC6609727 gene encoding myb-like protein AA, translated as MCSKALLLLAVILAARCFGSGSSRRTLALACEEKNNRYGYRSATDNNYNDYNYKWEHGDVDVDGIADSNEDDNNDNYNYNKAPAKWQQEQQQKLYGNPIHSIYDRQQHRQRQQQQQHEQQQQQQQQQQQHQRQQHQRQQLEQQQQGLGMGTGMRMGLGQFDDDPENARNDFRLQLSDLNAAVQGMGRFAVTQDQDKDQDNSNSNSNSNGNSNIKDNSNIDWLQPTEEQEQLLLARRSRSSNINQRSAMDVAEGAGESGQPEYTNNELPSGGLDDVDIEGEEDYAGQEEDADELSSQLPYGIQNVRKRRVRSVMPPVPFLGPNPSSDGVVTYQSLCPTNRVTVKLESGDYRPNHYVEVTCAHSYSPQPSRNYNYEYGYRGNELLRALLSERSEKREICSATGFSCIQLNRTIHLIRLNDASGCWESETRTVPSGCECMWPKHSYGDIAFYHQAQKKRAGVSALRPHAPINVDYRPGVGYRQLTLRTRNPKPAPRSRREDMGYVSYDFN; from the exons ctgctcctggccgtCATTCTAGCTGCTCGCTGTTTTGGTAGTGGCTCTTCCAGACGAACGCTCGCCCTGGCCTGCGAGGAGAAAAACAATAGATACGGCTATAGAAGCGCCACGGACAACAACTACAACGATTACAACTACAAGTGGGAGCACGGGGATGTGGACGTTGATGGCATTGCAGATAGCAACGAGGACGACAACAATGACAACTATAACTACAACAAAGCACCGGCCAAATGGCAGCAGGAACAGCAGCAAAAACTCTACGGAAATCCCATCCACAGCATATACGACAGGCAGCAACATCgacaacggcagcagcagcagcaacatgagcagcagcaacagcaacagcaacagcagcagcaacaccaacggCAGCAACACCAACGGCAGCAACtcgaacagcagcaacagggaTTGGGAATGGGAACTGGAATGAGAATGGGACTGGGACAGTTTGATGATGATCCAGAGAATGCTCGCAACGACTTCCGTCTGCAATTGTCCGACTTAAATGCGGCCGTTCAAGGTATGGGCAGGTTTGCTGTTACCCAAGACCAGGACAAAGACCAGGACAACAGCAATAGTAATAGCAAcagcaatggcaacagcaacatcaaggacaacagcaacatcgacTGGCTGCAGCCGacggaggagcaggagcaattATTGCTGGCGCGtcgcagccgcagcagcaacatcaaccaAAG GTCAGCCATGGATGTAGCAGAGGGAGCAGGGGAATCAGGTCAGCCCGAGTACACCAACAATGAGTTACCATCTGGCGGTCTAGATGATGTGGACATTGAGGGCGAGGAGGATTACGCAGGTCAGGAGGAGGACGCAGACGAACTGAGTTCCCAGCTGCCCTACGGGATACAGAACGTGCGCAAGCGCCGCGTTCGCAGTGTGATGCCACCGGTACCGTTTCTGGGTCCCAATCCCAGCTCAGATGGG GTGGTCACCTATCAGTCGTTGTGCCCCACAAATCGGGTGACCGTAAAGTTGGAAAGCGGCGATTACCGTCCCAATCACTATGTGGAGGTTACGTGTGCCCACAGCTACTCACCGCAGCCCTCGAGGAACTACAACTATGAATATGGTTACAGGGGCAATGAACTGCTCCGAGCTCTGCTCTCCGAGCGAAGCGAGAAACGAGAG ATCTGCTCCGCAACGGGCTTCTCGTGCATCCAGCTCAACCGCACCATCCATCTGATTCGACTGAACGACGCCTCCGGCTGCTGGGAATCGGAGACGCGGACGGTGCCCTCTGGTTGTGAGTGCATGTGGCCGAAGCATAGCTACGGCGATATAGCCTTCTACCATCAGGCGCAGAAGAAACGGGCCGGCGTGTCCGCTCTGCGACCCCATGCACCCATCAATGTGGATTACAGGCCTGGAGTGGGATACCGCCAGCTGACCCTGAGGACGAGGAATCCCAAGCCAGCTCCTCGCAGTCGACGCGAGGATATGGGCTATGTGAGTTACGATTTCAACTAG
- the LOC6609728 gene encoding thymidylate kinase — protein MSAGKRGALIIFEGCDRSGKTTQSRLLVELLKSKGIPTLPMNFPERSSSIGQVINSYLTNSKDLPDEVIHLMFSANRWEHMNQVRQKLLEGTTLVVDRYSFSGVAYSAAKGLDFDWCYAPERGLIKPDAVFYLRAPSNDLTNRGQYGEERYEKVEFQGRVAEVFDRICSKEASYFHKFDATQSVEDLHALIGRITEELLPKVATQPLDTLS, from the exons ATGAGCGCGGGAAAACGTGGAGCGTTGATCATATTTGAAGGATGTGACCGGAGTGGAAAGACCACTCAAAGCAGGCTGTTGG ttgaGCTGTTGAAATCGAAGGGCATTCCGACATTGCCCATGAATTTTCCGGAACGGAGTTCCAGCATTGGCCAGGTGATAAACTCCTATTTAACTAACAGCAAGGATCTGCCGGATGAGGTGATTCACTTAATGTTCTCAGCAAACCGCTGGGAGCACATGAACCAGGTGAGGCAGAAGCTGCTTGAGGGCACCACATTGGTTGTGGATCGATATTCGTTCTCTGGCGTGGCATATAGTGCAGCCAAGGGATTAGACTTTGATTGGTGCTATGCTCCGGAAAGGGGTCTCATAAAACCAGATGCTGTATTTTACCTAAGAGCGCCATCAAACGACCTTACAAATCGAGGACAATACGGCGAAGAGCG TTATGAGAAAGTAGAATTCCAAGGTCGTGTGGCCGAAGTATTCGATCGCATTTGCTCCAAGGAGGCCAGTTATTTTCACAAGTTCGATGCCACACAGTCTGTAGAGGATTTACATGCCCTGATAGGAAGAATTACGGAGGAACTCCTGCCCAAAGTGGCCACCCAACCCCTGGACACGTTATCGTAG
- the LOC6609729 gene encoding uncharacterized protein CG5098 isoform X1: MANNNHPHPGHLSQAAQNGSWNPLQIPSYIPRQPQLAHMSNERPGMVRSPLAWHVSGSVSAQPPPPPDAIYNFMSANHKNLDHHHQMNPLLAPPYSGTLPFNSMDLSLQSARSAAQPLAKQPPNQQPHQTQQQQQSLIHAPNYPSIQNLTTNATPTSTQLQQQQQQEHLAAMAAAHVSLLQSSRPNQGAPSGNLSNGGDCESLLPPPPPTSVSGNTNHTGSNSSSNTGSNNHITSPHYMQSRDENFKLTQLKRGFDPDLSGKNPQKEKDFGYPSVSSASKLPTHNVQQQHANKKPSPLRNYHQQQQPPYNLTPKYNGPQTPPTPQSPLAANPHQILSPTMDYNQLHLHHQLNSSSGGSYQHMQQDQTQSQSHPQHLHYHNQHATSQTAPPPLLPPLLTSGQFHAQPQDAGQQQTASSSQHQTLHSRNAQLTNLDLAVKHKPESEEQPVITDLSYRNSEADKTAANPVPEAPESPYLTTSNEESLESNSNSSNSRKRRKRKASMVMRVTPNENALEGENSKPQHQQQAAHLNNSCSPKKSPKNGGGEFQPFSSQKQSQTQNEKTTQENGRGVSPAPAENNSNSNSSTLYNDNENPKTKKQRQALLQRNLTEQHRMQQDDESPNKHTSPAMQPPSPQSNSSSSSSSSSSANTHSSQSSHAVNNIPKPEINNKATTDTPASPALVEQGDIDAKPAVSVHECDEEEEPAVNKESPAHPVPPSTAAVAAPPATESPKKSSPAANSESCPFGEVEDKLEQMFAGIEEETERISSPEKPAEESEAMVAHDLTAQLALDPSKTLDTPAENQTSVLAVLAPNQTPTPEIRPVATKAAMKSTMPSPVHSPTPQSRSTSTPLAAGDDSKSNTPVPAKTHAPRRPPPRRLSMGMDASLLRFMIDDPPAKKQGRKKKVTKDPDFEDDDKPSTSAAAAAALAARQLSESASAIKSKPATGAKKKNAVVKGKKGSVGKGNAKNAKQNGKKSARKPAFTTDEDSTPAPTNGGGSVPELRFKSPFILIKPDGSVSIKNTHSAEDVNEKQTKVKKAPHERKNLRGMHSSTLSNRYDADTTDSTWICVFCKRGPHKLGLGDLFGPYLVTSDCDEYRAAVQTPGAQDIDGLFVNKRRREDMVKGQERNLPAVPATLAYIMQAPKISMHKRKRKQTHDSSISYSDDPNESRSQCSSVDPLDCTTESKFVETFRGMGKTSENGFEVWLHEDCAVWSNDIHLIGAHVNGLDAAVWDSTRYQCVLCQQTGASICCFQRCCKAAAHVPCARSDNWSLSEEDRKVYCQLHRHEPDVVEPMKTESIAPVEAQVAPPQAPAPPPAFNIHSLP, encoded by the exons ATGGCCAACAACAACCATCCCCATCCTGGGCATCTCAGCCAGGCGGCCCAGAACGGCTCCTGGAATCCTTTACAA ATACCTTCGTACATACCCCGTCAGCCGCAGTTGGCGCACATGTCCAACGAACGGCCTGGAATGGTGCGATCTCCGTTGGCCTGGCACGTTTCCGGATCCGTTTCCGCCCAGCCTCCACCGCCACCCGATGCCATTTACAATTTCATGTCGGCCAATCACAAAAAC CTGGACCACCACCATCAGATGAATCCATTGCTGGCACCGCCCTACTCAGGAACTTTGCCATTTAATTCCATGGACTTGTCCTTACAGTCCGCACGAAGTGCGGCCCAGCCCCTTGCCAAGCAACCGCCGAATCAGCAACCGCATCAGacccaacagcaacaacagtccCTCATACATGCCCCCAATTACCCTTCAAT TCAAAATCTCACAAccaatgccacgcccaccagcacgcagctgcaacagcagcagcaacaggaacATCTGGCAGCCATGGCAGCTGCCCATGTCAGTTTGCTGCAGTCCAGCCGCCCAAATCAGGGAGCCCCATCAGGTAACCTCAGCAATGGAGGCGACTGCGAGTCTCTGCTTCCGCCACCACCGCCAACATCCGTTTCTGGGAACACCAATCACACTgggagcaacagcagcagtaacACTGGGAGTAACAATCACATAACCAGCCCGCACTACATGCAATCTCGCGATGAGAATTTCAAGCTGACGCAATTAAAACGCGGCTTCGATCCCGATCTTTCGGGGAAGAATCCACAGAAGGAAAAGGATTTTGGATACCCTTCAGTGAGTTCAGCTAGCAAACTGCCAACGCACAATgtacagcagcaacatgccaACAAAAAAC CCTCACCCCTACGAAACTatcaccagcaacagcagccgccTTACAACTTAACCCCCAAATACAATGGACCACAGACGCCGCCTACGCCTCAGTCACCGCTGGCTGCCAATCCGCACCAGATATTATCACCCACTATGGATTACAATCAACTGCATCTGCACCATCAGCTTAATAGCTCAAGTGGAGGTAGCTACCAGCACATGCAGCAGGATCAGACGCAATCACAATCACACCCCCAACACTTGCACTACCACAATCAGCATGCGACCAGCCAAACAGCTCCACCACCGCTTCTACCACCTCTCCTGACAAGCGGACAATTTCACGCTCAACCACAGGATGCGGGCCAGCAGCAAACAGCATCCTCAAGTCAACATCAGACACTTCATTCCCGCAACGCGCAATTGACGAATCTCGATCTGGCGGTGAAGCACAAACCAGAGTCAGAGGAACAGCCTGTTATAACTGATCTGTCCTACCGAAATTCTGAGGCAGATAAAACTGCAGCGAACCCGGTACCAGAAGCTCCTGAGTCTCCCTACCTGACCACCTCCAATGAGGAGTCTTTGGAATCAAACAGTAACAGCAGTAACAGTCGAAAGCGACGCAAACGAAAAGCCAGTATGGTGATGAGAGTTACcccaaatgaaaatgcatTAGAGGGAGAAAACAGCAAGCCGCAGCATCAACAACAGGCAGCGCACCTTAACAACAGTTGCAGTCCCAAAAAGTCGCCCAAGAATGGAGGCGGTGAGTTTCAGCCGTTCAGTTCGCAGAAGCAGTCGCAAACCCAGAATGAGAAAACGACGCAAGAGAACGGTCGTGGAGTATCACCGGCTCCTGCGGAAaacaatagcaacagcaatagTTCCACACTCTATAATGACAATGAAAACCCTAAGACCAAGAAGCAGCGGCAGGCCCTGCTGCAGCGGAACCTCACAGAACAGCACCGAATGCAGCAGGACGATGAGTCTCCCAACAAACATACATCTCCTGCTATGCAGCCACCTAGTCCGCAGAGcaatagcagcagcagtagctcCAGCAGCTCTAGTGCAAACACGCATAGCAGCCAAAGTAGCCACGCCGTCAATAATATTCCGAAGCCTGAGATAAATAATAAAGCCACTACTGACACCCCTGCATCTCCTGCCCTAGTGGAACAGGGCGACATCGATGCCAAGCCGGCGGTAAGTGTGCACGAATGTGATGAAGAAGAGGAACCAGCTGTGAACAAGGAATCACCTGCGCACCCTGTTCCACCAtcaactgctgctgttgctgcgccTCCTGCAACCGAGTCCCCCAAGAAATCATCACCCGCTGCCAACTCTGAGTCTTGTCCCTTTGGGGAAGTGGAGGATAAGCTGGAGCAAATGTTTGCCGGCATTGAAGAGGAGACGGAAAGGATATCCAGCCCAGAAAAGCCAGCAGAGGAATCGGAAGCGATGGTTGCACACGATTTGACCGCCCAGCTGGCCCTGGACCCTTCAAAGACGCTCGATACGCCAGCGGAAAATCAGACCTCAGTGCTTGCAGTCCTGGCACCCAATCAAACACCTACGCCCGAAATTCGGCCAGTTGCCACCAAAGCTGCGATGAAGTCTACGATGCCCAGCCCCGTGCACAGTCCCACACCCCAATCGCGCTCCACATCGACACCCTTGGCTGCAGGAGATGACAGTAAATCGAACACCCCTGTTCCAGCTAAAACACATGCGCCCAGGAGACCGCCACCTCGTCGCCTTTCCATGGGCATGGATGCCTCACTATTGCGTTTTATGATCGACGATCCGCCTGCCAAAAAGCAAGGTCGTAAAAAGAAGGTGACTAAAGACCCGGACTTTGAAGATGATGACAAGCCTAGCACCTcggcggcagctgctgcagctcttGCAGCTCGCCAGCTAAGCGAATCGGCCTCTGCTATCAAAAGCAAACCTGCCACCGgagcgaaaaaaaagaatgcAGTGGTCAAGGGAAAGAAAGGATCGGTGGGAAAGGGTAATGCAAAGAATGCAAAACAGAACGGGAAAAAATCGGCAAGAAAACCAGCCTTTACCACCGACGAGGATAGCACTCCGGCACCAACAAATGGAGGAGGATCCGTTCCCGAGTTACGGTTTAAATCTCCCTTTATACTTATCAAACCGGATGGAAGTGTGAGTATCAAGAACACTCACAGTGCCGAGGACGTGAACGAGAAGCAGACCAAGGTTAAAAAGGCCCCTCACGAACGAAAAAACTTGAGGGGAATGCACAGCTCTACGCTGAGCAATCGTTATGATGCGGACACCACTGACTCCACGTGGATATGTGTATTCTGCAAGCGGGGTCCGCATAAGCTCGGCCTAGGTGATCTCTTCGGTCCGTACCTAGTGACTAGCGACTGCGACGAGTATCGTGCCGCTGTGCAGACACCCGGAGCACAGGACATCGATGGTCTGTTTGTTAACAAACGGCGTCGCGAGGACATGGTGAAGGGTCAGGAGCGGAATCTGCCCGCTGTCCCCGCCACGCTAGCCTATATTATGCAAGCACCGAAGATAAGCATG CATAAACGTAAGCGCAAACAGACGCACGATAGCTCGATATCCTACAGCGACGATCCAAATGAGTCCCGCTCACAATGCTCGTCTGTGGACCCACTGGACTGCACTACCGAATCCAAATTTGTGGAGACGTTCCGCGGCATGGGAAAGACCTCGGAGAACGGCTTTGAAGTTTGGTTGCACGAGGACTGTGCTGTTTGGAGCAATGACATCCATCTAATAGGAGCCCACGTCAACGGATTAGATGCGGCGGTGTGGGACAGTACGAGATATCAGTGCGTACTCTGCCAGCAGACGGGAGCTAGTATATGTTGTTTTCAACGGTGTTGCAAGGCTGCAGCTCATGTACCATGCGCGCGATCCGACAATTGGAGCCTGAGCGAGGAGGATCGCAAGGTATACTGTCAGTTGCATAGGCATGAGCCTGATGTCGTGGAACCCATGAAAACGGAGAGCATAGCGCCGGTGGAGGCTCAAGTTGCTCCACCGCAAGCACCCGCACCGCCACCTGCGTTCAATATCCATTCGCTTCCCTGA
- the LOC6609729 gene encoding uncharacterized protein CG5098 isoform X2, with translation MNPLLAPPYSGTLPFNSMDLSLQSARSAAQPLAKQPPNQQPHQTQQQQQSLIHAPNYPSIQNLTTNATPTSTQLQQQQQQEHLAAMAAAHVSLLQSSRPNQGAPSGNLSNGGDCESLLPPPPPTSVSGNTNHTGSNSSSNTGSNNHITSPHYMQSRDENFKLTQLKRGFDPDLSGKNPQKEKDFGYPSVSSASKLPTHNVQQQHANKKPSPLRNYHQQQQPPYNLTPKYNGPQTPPTPQSPLAANPHQILSPTMDYNQLHLHHQLNSSSGGSYQHMQQDQTQSQSHPQHLHYHNQHATSQTAPPPLLPPLLTSGQFHAQPQDAGQQQTASSSQHQTLHSRNAQLTNLDLAVKHKPESEEQPVITDLSYRNSEADKTAANPVPEAPESPYLTTSNEESLESNSNSSNSRKRRKRKASMVMRVTPNENALEGENSKPQHQQQAAHLNNSCSPKKSPKNGGGEFQPFSSQKQSQTQNEKTTQENGRGVSPAPAENNSNSNSSTLYNDNENPKTKKQRQALLQRNLTEQHRMQQDDESPNKHTSPAMQPPSPQSNSSSSSSSSSSANTHSSQSSHAVNNIPKPEINNKATTDTPASPALVEQGDIDAKPAVSVHECDEEEEPAVNKESPAHPVPPSTAAVAAPPATESPKKSSPAANSESCPFGEVEDKLEQMFAGIEEETERISSPEKPAEESEAMVAHDLTAQLALDPSKTLDTPAENQTSVLAVLAPNQTPTPEIRPVATKAAMKSTMPSPVHSPTPQSRSTSTPLAAGDDSKSNTPVPAKTHAPRRPPPRRLSMGMDASLLRFMIDDPPAKKQGRKKKVTKDPDFEDDDKPSTSAAAAAALAARQLSESASAIKSKPATGAKKKNAVVKGKKGSVGKGNAKNAKQNGKKSARKPAFTTDEDSTPAPTNGGGSVPELRFKSPFILIKPDGSVSIKNTHSAEDVNEKQTKVKKAPHERKNLRGMHSSTLSNRYDADTTDSTWICVFCKRGPHKLGLGDLFGPYLVTSDCDEYRAAVQTPGAQDIDGLFVNKRRREDMVKGQERNLPAVPATLAYIMQAPKISMHKRKRKQTHDSSISYSDDPNESRSQCSSVDPLDCTTESKFVETFRGMGKTSENGFEVWLHEDCAVWSNDIHLIGAHVNGLDAAVWDSTRYQCVLCQQTGASICCFQRCCKAAAHVPCARSDNWSLSEEDRKVYCQLHRHEPDVVEPMKTESIAPVEAQVAPPQAPAPPPAFNIHSLP, from the exons ATGAATCCATTGCTGGCACCGCCCTACTCAGGAACTTTGCCATTTAATTCCATGGACTTGTCCTTACAGTCCGCACGAAGTGCGGCCCAGCCCCTTGCCAAGCAACCGCCGAATCAGCAACCGCATCAGacccaacagcaacaacagtccCTCATACATGCCCCCAATTACCCTTCAAT TCAAAATCTCACAAccaatgccacgcccaccagcacgcagctgcaacagcagcagcaacaggaacATCTGGCAGCCATGGCAGCTGCCCATGTCAGTTTGCTGCAGTCCAGCCGCCCAAATCAGGGAGCCCCATCAGGTAACCTCAGCAATGGAGGCGACTGCGAGTCTCTGCTTCCGCCACCACCGCCAACATCCGTTTCTGGGAACACCAATCACACTgggagcaacagcagcagtaacACTGGGAGTAACAATCACATAACCAGCCCGCACTACATGCAATCTCGCGATGAGAATTTCAAGCTGACGCAATTAAAACGCGGCTTCGATCCCGATCTTTCGGGGAAGAATCCACAGAAGGAAAAGGATTTTGGATACCCTTCAGTGAGTTCAGCTAGCAAACTGCCAACGCACAATgtacagcagcaacatgccaACAAAAAAC CCTCACCCCTACGAAACTatcaccagcaacagcagccgccTTACAACTTAACCCCCAAATACAATGGACCACAGACGCCGCCTACGCCTCAGTCACCGCTGGCTGCCAATCCGCACCAGATATTATCACCCACTATGGATTACAATCAACTGCATCTGCACCATCAGCTTAATAGCTCAAGTGGAGGTAGCTACCAGCACATGCAGCAGGATCAGACGCAATCACAATCACACCCCCAACACTTGCACTACCACAATCAGCATGCGACCAGCCAAACAGCTCCACCACCGCTTCTACCACCTCTCCTGACAAGCGGACAATTTCACGCTCAACCACAGGATGCGGGCCAGCAGCAAACAGCATCCTCAAGTCAACATCAGACACTTCATTCCCGCAACGCGCAATTGACGAATCTCGATCTGGCGGTGAAGCACAAACCAGAGTCAGAGGAACAGCCTGTTATAACTGATCTGTCCTACCGAAATTCTGAGGCAGATAAAACTGCAGCGAACCCGGTACCAGAAGCTCCTGAGTCTCCCTACCTGACCACCTCCAATGAGGAGTCTTTGGAATCAAACAGTAACAGCAGTAACAGTCGAAAGCGACGCAAACGAAAAGCCAGTATGGTGATGAGAGTTACcccaaatgaaaatgcatTAGAGGGAGAAAACAGCAAGCCGCAGCATCAACAACAGGCAGCGCACCTTAACAACAGTTGCAGTCCCAAAAAGTCGCCCAAGAATGGAGGCGGTGAGTTTCAGCCGTTCAGTTCGCAGAAGCAGTCGCAAACCCAGAATGAGAAAACGACGCAAGAGAACGGTCGTGGAGTATCACCGGCTCCTGCGGAAaacaatagcaacagcaatagTTCCACACTCTATAATGACAATGAAAACCCTAAGACCAAGAAGCAGCGGCAGGCCCTGCTGCAGCGGAACCTCACAGAACAGCACCGAATGCAGCAGGACGATGAGTCTCCCAACAAACATACATCTCCTGCTATGCAGCCACCTAGTCCGCAGAGcaatagcagcagcagtagctcCAGCAGCTCTAGTGCAAACACGCATAGCAGCCAAAGTAGCCACGCCGTCAATAATATTCCGAAGCCTGAGATAAATAATAAAGCCACTACTGACACCCCTGCATCTCCTGCCCTAGTGGAACAGGGCGACATCGATGCCAAGCCGGCGGTAAGTGTGCACGAATGTGATGAAGAAGAGGAACCAGCTGTGAACAAGGAATCACCTGCGCACCCTGTTCCACCAtcaactgctgctgttgctgcgccTCCTGCAACCGAGTCCCCCAAGAAATCATCACCCGCTGCCAACTCTGAGTCTTGTCCCTTTGGGGAAGTGGAGGATAAGCTGGAGCAAATGTTTGCCGGCATTGAAGAGGAGACGGAAAGGATATCCAGCCCAGAAAAGCCAGCAGAGGAATCGGAAGCGATGGTTGCACACGATTTGACCGCCCAGCTGGCCCTGGACCCTTCAAAGACGCTCGATACGCCAGCGGAAAATCAGACCTCAGTGCTTGCAGTCCTGGCACCCAATCAAACACCTACGCCCGAAATTCGGCCAGTTGCCACCAAAGCTGCGATGAAGTCTACGATGCCCAGCCCCGTGCACAGTCCCACACCCCAATCGCGCTCCACATCGACACCCTTGGCTGCAGGAGATGACAGTAAATCGAACACCCCTGTTCCAGCTAAAACACATGCGCCCAGGAGACCGCCACCTCGTCGCCTTTCCATGGGCATGGATGCCTCACTATTGCGTTTTATGATCGACGATCCGCCTGCCAAAAAGCAAGGTCGTAAAAAGAAGGTGACTAAAGACCCGGACTTTGAAGATGATGACAAGCCTAGCACCTcggcggcagctgctgcagctcttGCAGCTCGCCAGCTAAGCGAATCGGCCTCTGCTATCAAAAGCAAACCTGCCACCGgagcgaaaaaaaagaatgcAGTGGTCAAGGGAAAGAAAGGATCGGTGGGAAAGGGTAATGCAAAGAATGCAAAACAGAACGGGAAAAAATCGGCAAGAAAACCAGCCTTTACCACCGACGAGGATAGCACTCCGGCACCAACAAATGGAGGAGGATCCGTTCCCGAGTTACGGTTTAAATCTCCCTTTATACTTATCAAACCGGATGGAAGTGTGAGTATCAAGAACACTCACAGTGCCGAGGACGTGAACGAGAAGCAGACCAAGGTTAAAAAGGCCCCTCACGAACGAAAAAACTTGAGGGGAATGCACAGCTCTACGCTGAGCAATCGTTATGATGCGGACACCACTGACTCCACGTGGATATGTGTATTCTGCAAGCGGGGTCCGCATAAGCTCGGCCTAGGTGATCTCTTCGGTCCGTACCTAGTGACTAGCGACTGCGACGAGTATCGTGCCGCTGTGCAGACACCCGGAGCACAGGACATCGATGGTCTGTTTGTTAACAAACGGCGTCGCGAGGACATGGTGAAGGGTCAGGAGCGGAATCTGCCCGCTGTCCCCGCCACGCTAGCCTATATTATGCAAGCACCGAAGATAAGCATG CATAAACGTAAGCGCAAACAGACGCACGATAGCTCGATATCCTACAGCGACGATCCAAATGAGTCCCGCTCACAATGCTCGTCTGTGGACCCACTGGACTGCACTACCGAATCCAAATTTGTGGAGACGTTCCGCGGCATGGGAAAGACCTCGGAGAACGGCTTTGAAGTTTGGTTGCACGAGGACTGTGCTGTTTGGAGCAATGACATCCATCTAATAGGAGCCCACGTCAACGGATTAGATGCGGCGGTGTGGGACAGTACGAGATATCAGTGCGTACTCTGCCAGCAGACGGGAGCTAGTATATGTTGTTTTCAACGGTGTTGCAAGGCTGCAGCTCATGTACCATGCGCGCGATCCGACAATTGGAGCCTGAGCGAGGAGGATCGCAAGGTATACTGTCAGTTGCATAGGCATGAGCCTGATGTCGTGGAACCCATGAAAACGGAGAGCATAGCGCCGGTGGAGGCTCAAGTTGCTCCACCGCAAGCACCCGCACCGCCACCTGCGTTCAATATCCATTCGCTTCCCTGA